AACAGCCGATTTTCTGGCATGACATGCTGGATAAATGCCCGCCAGAGGAACTGGCTAAGCTGGATCAGCGAAGTGTCGCCATGATCTGGATCTACAACGGGCGCAATATCGAAGCGGAGGTTACTTCGCATGCCAATAAATTCAGGGCGCTCGGCATTGAAGTGATGGGAGCGCCAGCAGTCCGCAGCTTTGATTGGGCTGAGCATCAGAATTATCCAGTACTGCCGAACCGGACGGACAACTTGCTCCAGTGGGCAGAGACAGCCGACAAGTTGAAGCTTGGCTGCGTGGTTGCTACCAACTGGACGGGGCCTTTCAGCCTCGGTGTTCCGTATGGTATTTTTGAAACCACTTGGTATCCCATGCTGCTGCACGCGGATTTGGCCTGGAACCGCAAAGCGAATACCTCCACCTTCATCGACCGGTTTCTGGAACGGTTTCATGGCATCAATCCTGTTACCGGACACAACCTTCTCGGCAATTACAGGGTAGAGGATTATTATGATGTGATCTGGAAGCTGATGGACGAAGTGCGCGAGCATAAGGAAGAAGCGGAACTGATCGCGATTATGCATGATTTTGAGGTGGCGACAGATCGTTCGAGGGCGATCCATAAGTACGCTTACCGCTGGGAGCTGTATCCCGGAGACGATGCGGAGTGGCGCTCACTCCAAAACAACTATACGAGAAACCGCCGCGGGCGTGAGGGTGTCCTGCCTCGGATGAAGGCTGCGCTGGAGCGTTACCAGCCCTCTGATATGGCGGAGCATTTTGTGAAATCCAGGTTCTATCTGCATGATTATCTCGAGCGTACGCTTTATCAAGAGCTGGGTCTGAACGCAATCCATCCACCAGTTGATCTGACGGCAATGAGCCTGGAAGACAAAATTGCCCTGATGTGCGTAGTAGGCACACCATCGACTCGAGCCGAGCCGGAGTTTCGCGGCAGAATGGCACAGCACCGATTCGGGGGCATCGGCATCTTTCCCCATAATATTGAGAGCGAGCAGCAGACACATGCGCTGCTTGCAGAAGTGAAGAACATAGCCGAAGGTAACGGAAGCCCTATGCCTTATTATGTTTCGGTAGATGAAGAGGGCGGCACCTTGTCCAAGTTTAAGTCCTTTTTTCCCTATATCCCTGGCAACCGGGCAGTCGGGTTAAGTGAAGATCCGGAAGCCGCTCGTTTGCTCGGTAAAATCATTGGCAGTGAGCTGCACGCCCTTGGCATCCCCATGAACTGGGCACCTGTGCTGGATGTGAACACGAATATAGACAATCCGGTTGTGGGTGTTCGCTCCTTTGGAGAGGACCCGCAGCTGGTGGCCCAATTCGGCGTAGCCTATATCCAGGGGATGCATGAAGCGGGTGTGGCCGTGACAGCAAAGCATTTTCCCGGGCATGGGCAAGTGAGCGGAGATTCGCATATTGTTCTGCCTGAATGTGAGCTGACGATTGAACAGTTGATGGGGGGGCCGTTGCTTCCCTTTGTTGAGGCAATTCAAGCTGGTGCGGATTCAATCATGATGGGGCATCTGGTGTTTCCCAACATTCCGGAATCCGGCGGACTTCCAGCCTCACTCAGTCCTTTTTTTGCCACGGAACTGCTGCGGAAACGGTTGGGCTATACGGGGGTGATCTGCACCGATGATATTGAAATGGGGGCCATTCGCAAAAACTTCAGCCCGGAAGACGTGGGTGTGCTGGCTGTTCAGGCGGGGAACGATATGATCCTGATGTGCCATACGCCGGAGTTTCAGAGCCGGGTCATCGCGGGTATTCTGGCCGCTGTAAGGGATGGGCGAATCAATGAGGAGCAAATCGACGAATCGGTTCTTCGTATTCGGCAGCTGTATGACCAATTCCGGCAGTACCAAGCGGCTGCAGAGCCGATTCCCAGAGAGCAGTGGGGAGAGGCGGCCCTGATGCTGGCTCGTATGACCGTGAAAGTTAGCCGAGACCCGCAGGGCCTGATGCCACTCAAGGCTTCCATGAAATATTTGCTGATACTGCCGTTGCAGGAGCAGTTGACTCAGGCAGATAATAGTGGTTCTGCGGAGATCCGGTTAGCCTTCCTATTGAAGGATGAAGGCTTGGCTGTGGAAACATGCTACTGTGCAATGAAGCCGGATGCCGAGCAGATAAAATCTCTGGTATTGCAAGCTTCTGATGCGGATGTCGTTATCCAGGGCACCTTTAATGCCCATCTATTCACAGGTCAACTGGAACTGGCGATGGCCTTGGCTGCGGTTAAGCCACTGCTAAATCTGGTGCTGCGCAATCCCTATGATGATGCCGCACTGCCGCAGACAGCCGGATGCATTCTGCTGTGTTCAACCTCCGATTACTCACTGAGGGCACTGGTGGAGTGCATGACAGACTCGAAGTGATTTGTCAGTGATGAGCTGTTCAACAGGGCAATGAAATTATCCAAAAGCTCAAAAGCTCAAAAGCTCAAAAGCTCGTATGCATTTGCCAACCTTCATTCTTACAAGTGATCTAGCTTGAAAGTCAAAGATAAAAGATAGAGCATGAAAAACCGAAAAGCCTGCTACTTTGCGGGCTTTTGTCAATCTTAAGTTTGATGCTCTTCCCTATGAATAGATTTTCATCATTTCTCCGAATTCTAGCGTCTTCTTTTCAAAAAAAGTTTTATACATCCTCACCTATAGCAATCGTTTATAGCTGTCTTATGACAAGAGGCTTTCTCGACATCATCCATGCTGCAATCAGCAAGGCGAGCGCCACCAATATTCCGGATTCTCCAGTCCATAGCAGAACGTTCTTGCCACTGGAAGAGATATCGAAGGCATCCTGGATCACGGCATTCCAACAGGCATGGAGGAGAATCGCAGGCCATATGCTGCCCGTTGTTAAGCGCAAGCGGCTGATCAGATAACTGAAAGAGGTCACTGAAATCATAAACAGGATAACCGATAAGGCCGGATACGGACCGGAATAATAATTTGCAAAAAGCATTACGGGAAGGTGCCAGACCCCCCAAATAATTCCGCTCGTCAGCACGGGTCTGGGTATACGGGCGTCGATTAGTCGAGTGAGCATATAGCCTCTCCATCCGAGCTCCTCTCCTGAACTGCTGATTATACCGATTGCAGTACCCGCAATCATTTGAAAAAGTATCGTTCCTGCAAGGATAACACCAGATGGACCCTCAATGAATGAGTCTGGTGTAACATACTGAACAAGTCCCGTAACCCATGCGATTCCATAAGCAAATAAACCAATGACGACTGGAAAAAGCAAGATGAAAGGCAACGACTTCAGTGTCTGCTTCCCACCAATCCGCAGGGAAATATCCGAGATGCCTTCACGCAGCACGATACGGGCGAAGATGGAGGACAAGCCAGGTGTCCACATGAGAAGCAGGCCGAAAATAGGTGCTTTCGTAATCAGTACATAACTGAGGATGGAGAGCGGGATGAGCATGGCAAAGAAAACGAGCAGTCCTCGCCTGGCTTTTTGAATAAGAACCTTTTCCTCCTCTGAATTCAAGCTGGGCATGGTGCTAAAATTTGTGCTCATTGTGATAGCTCCTTTAATCAAAATATGTATGTCGCTTTGCAGTATAACAGTGGATCTATCCTGATCAGAACAAACTCAAGCCCAGTCTTTGTCCAAGACCCTAGCCCAGGGAGGAAAGGACTAAAGTATAGTGACGTTTTTTTAAAATGAAGTGAATTTAAGCCATTTTAAAGCCCTTTTTATAAAATGTTAACTTCCTTAGCAGCACAAAGAGCACGTTTCAAACGCGCTCTTTATGTTTGTTCTTCTCTGGTTGTCACGGAAATTCTTTTTAATTCTGTTGGAATTTCGATTAAGCGTTTATATCCGTAATTGCCGGCATATTAATTTCTTTTACACAGGCTGCATTGGACAGGCTGACGATGCATTTTACGATAGAAACCATATCCTGAAGAGGGATGCGTGTACCATTATATTCGGAAAGAGCGCGGTCAATGCCATCTTTATATGGAACTTCGGCTGCGAGTTCTCCCGGGTTGATACACGTAACCGCAATCCGGTCTTTTCTTGTATGTTCTCTCAAGGCTTCTGTAACTCCACGAATGGCAAATTTGGAGGCGACAAAAGAAACTTGAGTACTGTTCGCATTGTTCAGACCTGCAGTCGAGCCAATAAGAATGATTTTTCCAGCTGTTGATTGCCTGAGGTGGGGTAATAATGCCTGAATACAAACAATAGCGGATGTTACATTCACATGAATCAGATTACTGATCTCGGCGGGGGTGTCCTTATCGAACGTATAGTGGTCCTCGAACCCCTCTTTTTCCCAAATGCCCACATTGTAAATGAGAACATCTAAAGTCTCGTTCTGAAGCGCATCGCAGATCTGTTCGGATGCATGGAGATCAGACAGATCTGCCTGTATCCATATGCGTTCCACGCCATCCTCCAGCTTCAAGTTATCAGGTTTTGTGCGAGATACAATCCAGACTTTATCACCTTGCTCAGGTACACCCCTGACAAATGCATCTCCTAACCCTTTGCTGGCACCAAATACAAGATAGTTTTTCAATTTAATTGCTCCTTCTTCTCAAAGTGTCAGCCTATAGGTACGAGCTCAAAAAGTAGGCTCTTTATTTTTCCAATAGTATAATGTCTTCTCCTTGTTGTTGCCTTAATGCGATATTTTCCCGCCCCCATGTGCACATCACATCCACGATCTTGTTGGCAGTTACTCCATACTCTGTAAGGCTGTATTCGACTTTGGGCGGCATCTGTTGGTAAACATGTCTTCTGACAAGGCCATCGCTCTCAAGCTCGCGTAATTGCTGGATCAGGACCTTTTGCGAGATACCGTCTATACTGCGCTGCAACTCCCCTGTCCTTTTCACACCGGACATTAATAAACATATGATTAGCGCTTTCCATTTGCCGCCAATAATTTCGAGTGTCGCTTCGATTCCCAGGTTATATTGCTTCATGACATATCACCTCGTTTATGTTACATCTTGCGGATGTGGTATAACTAGTTATTTTCTCACAATAAGGCTGATGAAGTCCATACACACTTTGAAGTAACCATCTTACTTTCGGGTGTGTATTTTCTTTTTTTCAGCCTTATATGATAATGGCCATATTCAAAAAAAGCCTATAGCTGAACCTTATAAATTGAACAGAACATTTACACGAGAACGGAGAGGACAGAAATAACCTGAAGAAGCGGAGCGTTCGCCTTTATCCCCGGATTTTCCCCTTTTGAAAAGGGAATCAAAAAATCTGGGGATAACAGCGATCGGAAGGTTGTTCTGTCATCGGAGTGGCAAGTGTCAAAATTCTTTAGTTCAATTTATATAGAAAGGAATGTTAATCATGAAAACACTCGTCATTCTGGCGCATCCCAATATAGAGGTTTCAAGAGTAAATCAACGCTGGAAAAAGGAGCTGTTGCAACACTCTGATATTACAATTCATGAGATTTATAAAACCTATCCTGATTGGAACATCGATGTATCCAGAGAACAAAAGTTACTCGAAGCATATGATCATATTATTTTGCAGTTTCCGTTATATTGGTACAGCTATCCACCTTTGTTGAAAAAGTGGTTAGATGATGTGTTTACTTACGGATGGGCGTATGGATCCACAGGTAACAAGCTGCATGGGAAAAAGATGGGTTTGGCCATGTCTATTGGCGATAAGAAGGAAAATTACACGCAGGGTGGCTCCGTGTCCTTTACTGTAGATGAGGTGGTTACGCCTTTTAAAGCCAGCATAAATCATGTTGGCGCCGCAGCGTTACCGTATTTTGCAGTCTTTGGTGCCTCATTTCAAGCTACCGATGAAGAAATTAACCAAAGCGCACAAGATTATATCCGTTATATCTATGAGTATCAGAACGAAGTGGGGAATCTATCGATTTAAACAGAGCGATGCAGTCGTTAAAATAAGTTATAATTCAGAACGGTGCAAACGGGAGCAAAAAAACGTGTGTCAGATGGATTAAACCTAAATAACTATGAAAAGGGCTGTCTCAAAAGTCATGAGCATGACTTTTGGGACAGCCCTTTTGACACGAAAATACCAGACTACACAAGGCTGGTTTGTTGTATAAAGCTATATTAAATCATCTTTTTGTTCCCGATTGTTGGAAAAGGTTCTTTTGAGTTCTTGTAATAAATAAATGAAATGGTCTCCCACTCATCCCTCATCATATTCATGTTACCCCTTTGTTTAAACGCAAGATTACAAAGTTCATATATTGTTTCTTGCCTTAATCTTATATGTCCTATGAATAATGGTGAATTGACGCCTGTCTTTTGTCCACACCGCTGCTTTAATGTTTGAATATTACTATTCATGTGAGCTTAAGAGAGTAAGAGGTTCATAAAAAGGTGGGATGGGGAAGATGGCTATTTTATCAACTGGGCCGATTGAAAACAATCCGGTTTCTGGTGTTAGACCGACACAACAGGTAACGATTAGATTGGTAAGTCGAACTGCTGTAGACTCTGTAACAGTATCCGTTCAGGGGTATGTGCTGAGCACAACAAGAACGCTGTATGTGAGTGAAATGATCAGTATTGCACCTAACGAAGCACTGACCAGAAATTATTTTGCAGACTTAGATGCTTTTGAATTTGTTTTTGAAACCAGTACAGAAGGTGCGGAAGAAGTAGGAATCTCAGTATGGGGCAAACAAGCGTCGGGACAATTGGTAGATGCACACCGGGTGGTGGAGCACGAAAAAACAGTTCAAAACATCTAGCAGATAAAATTTACTCAAAAGAAAGGGGAGAGTAACGATGAGCTTTTTATCAACAGGGCCGATTGAAAATAATCCTGTTAGTGGTGTAAGACCGACTCAGTCAGTTACGATCAAATTAGATAACCGCAGTGATGTGGCTACCTCAACCATACAAATACAAGGGTATTACATGAGTGGTGGAATGAGAGTTCTGTATATCAGTGAGACTTTTGACCTTGCACCCAATCAGGTAATAACCAACAACTACTTTGCCAATCTGGATGCCTTCGAGTTTACTTTTACAACAACAGCGACGATTAATGATCCTATTCAAGTATCAGTTTGGGGTAAGAGCAGCACAGGCTCTTTGGTAACAGCCCATCGTTTGGTTTCTTCCGAATTGCTAGGCGAAATCCCAAGCATTACTGGGGCCACAGGAGCAACGGGAGCAACAGGCACCGCAGGTACAACTGGAGCAACGGGAGCAACAGGTACAGCAGGTACAACCGGAGCAACAGGAGCGACAGGTACAGCAGGTGTAACCGGGGTAACGGGAGCAACAGGTACAGCAGGTACGACTGGAGTAACGGGAGCAACAGGCACCGCAGGTACAACCGGAGTAACGGGAGCAACAGGCACCGCAGGTACGACCGGAGCAACGGGAGCGACAGGTACAGCAGGTGTAACCGGGGTAACGGGAGCAACAGGCACCGCAGGTACGACCGGGGTAACAGGAGCAACGGGTACAGCAGGTACAACTGGTGTAACGGGAGCGACAGGTACAGCAGGTGTAACCGGGGTAACGGGAGCAACAGGCACCGCAGGTACGACCGGGGTAACAGGAGCAACGGGTACAGCAGGTACAACCGGAGTAACGGGAACAACAGGCACCGCAGGTACGACCGGAGCAACGGGAGCGACAGGCACCGCAGGTGTAACCGGGGCTACTGGTGCGACAGGTTCTGGAGCAATTATTCCTTATGCATCAGGACTTCCGGTTGCGTTGACTACGGTATTGGGCGGCCTTCTGAATACCTCCAGTTTAGTTGGTTTTGGCAACAGTGCTACAGGGGTAAGTGTTAATGGAGGAATTATTGATCTCACAGGCGCTGCTGGAACGTTGCTTAACTTTGCTTTCTCCGCATCGCGTACAGGAACGATTACTTCACTGGCTGCATATTTCAGCACGACAGCCGGACTGAGCTTGGTTGGATCTACAGTAACCATAACTGCACAATTATTCCGCTCCACTACACCGAATAACTCCTTTACAGCTGTACCTGGTGCATTGGTCACTTTGGCTCCCCCACTCACCGGAATTCTGGCACTGGGCACAATATCCAGCGGATTGACTACAGGACTGAGCATTCCGGTAGCCGCAGGTGACCGCCTGCTTATGGTCTTCTCGGCATCTGTAACAGCCGGAGTTGATGTGGCTACAACCATAGCCGGATATGCAAGCGGCGGTCTGACCATCACTTAACGGAAAATTATATATCAAGTTGTTAAACAGGGACCTTTATCATGTTGATGAGAGGTCCCTGTTTATATGTGATTACACCGGTAAAAGGATAGCTACACATGTTACCATAGATTAGTATGACCGCTTTTAGGACAGGTTGGTAACAGTCTGGCACTCTTAACCTATCCAAAAGGAGACGTATATAAAATTGGGTTGGGTGGGAGAACGAATAAGTCTGATGAGCGCCGTGTTCATAGTCTTCCAAAGGTTACGATCAATGCCAGAACCATAAAAAAGAGATTCACGCCAAGCTCCCGATACTCACTGCGCCGAATATGAAACAGCATCCCAAGAAACGTGACCGCTGCCAGAGCCATTGCGGCGATCGGCGTAAGCAGCGGAGCTATGTTCAGCGCCCACGGCAAAACGAGGCCCAACGCTCCGAGCAGCTCCGCAATTCCGATCAGAACAACCAGACTTTTTGGCACATCATCGACCCAGGCCCACATCTTTTTTGATGACTCGATACGAATGGTTTTCATCCATCCCGAATATACAAAGCCTGCCGCCAATATGATTTGTATGATCCATAACGTTATATCCATCGTTTCTTTTCCCCTCACTTGTTCAATTTTGATGTCTGCCTCTATACTAAAGTGAGAAAGTCCAATCAGGAAGTAGGCACTTAAACCTAACCAGGTAACCAAAAGTAAACCCTCGTATGACTAGAAAGTGAGGAATGCAAATGACGGTGTATTGCAAATTTGGAACGGCGCTGGATATCCTTACGGGCAAATGGAAATCTTTAATTCTTCTTCGCCTGCTAAGCAATAGCACAATGCGGTTCAGCGAATTACAAAAAGCCATTCCCGATATTTCGAAAAAGATGTTAGCCCAGCAGTTGAAAGAACTGGAGTATCATGATATTGTGCATCGCGAAGTGTATGCGCAGGTTCCTCCAAAGGTTGAATACTCGATTACGGAGTACGGACAGCTTATGAAACCTGTGCTTCAGACAATGAGCGACTGGGGAGCAGGGCATGTGCAGCATATGGAGAAGCTGCACGGCGAAGCAGGGCCAAACCCTTCCGAACTTCGGAAAATCGATTCCTTGGGGTAAACATTCGGGTATGAAGCGCATGGCAAAAAAAAGCCCGTAAAGATCACGGGCTTTTCCTTTTATACATATGCAAATAAACAAAAACAAACGCTTAATCTTCTCGTCCCTTCTGTTAGCTACCGGATTGTTGACTTGCTGATCCAGTTATTTCAGCTTTTTTGCACCTCTGCATGTTTGCAGTCATCAGCAGTTGGCACTTCCAGACTAACCATTCACCATTCATCTACCTGTGAATCTCGCCAGCAGATTTGGCACCTTGATTCTCAAGCCACGGGATCAGTTCAACCCATCTATGTCGTTTGGCTGTGTCCAGTGGAGTCATTCCAACCCAGGTGGCTATCCAGTTCAGTTCGGCGCCTCGGTTAAGCAGGTATTCGGCTGTTTCTCTGCGACCTCCATGGCAAGCACACCAGAAGGCAACGGTTACTGCATCGGGAGGAGAAGGGGAGGTGCTTGTTCCCCAAGGATAACGTTCTGGGAGTTGGACGCCTTTAAAATGTTCTTGCAGGGCGTGAATATTTCCAAGGGCGGCTGCATGCCAAAGGGCAAAGGTCGCACCGCGCTTAACCAAGCGCCGAGCTGCATCCCATTGTGCGAAAGCAATAGCATCGTCCAGCGGTGTGCCTCCGGCGATGACTGCGCCAGGGGCTTCAATGTCTGCGCCAGCATCAAGAAGGGCATCGAGTACTTGGACGTCATTGGAGCTTGCAGCCCAGTGCAAAGGTGTCTCGATGTTTGGACCGACAAAAGGAGCGTTCACTTCCGCACCGAACCTGGTCAGTACTCGCACGGTATCCGCTCCATTAGGGAAGTGCCCCGGCCAATCCGTTACCACGTGCAGCAGCGTTCGAGAGATTCTGGAATCTGAATCTACGTTGTCAGGCTTTCTCTCCAATATTTTTACTTTTGCCAATCCCGGATTCTGTGTCAACAGTTGCTTTAATGATGGAATATCTCCAGTGTGAATGGCTTGAATAACGCTCATTGCAAGTCTTTCGTCTTCGTAAATAAATTCCATGCTCCAATCTCCTTCCAGGCTTATATCCATATTCATGTTTATTGGTCAAGCATCTGAACTGCGCATCTGGTATGATACTCCGCGAGACCTCTAGCAAATTGCTGATCGGGGAATTGTCTGTGAAGCAGTTTCAATCCTCCTGATATCAGGGACAAATGATGGCAAAATCGATAAAATGTCATCCGCTCAGGGTCGAGATCGTTACTTTTCAAGTGATGATAAAATTTTCCAAATCGAAACTCCAGAAAGCTATGCTCATGTTCGAGATCGAAAAATCCTGCGCCATCAATATCGATAAGGCATGGTTGCATCGCAGAATCTATCCATATATGATCCGGACCTAGCTCCCCATGGATGAAACTATAGAGATCTCTCGGTTGAATGGCTGCTTCCAATTCGTAAAGTTTCTCAAGCAGCCTTTCGTCATTTTTCCTTATATCTGACATGTGCCTGGATGCATAGGATAAGGCTGTTTCGGCATCCAACCGCTTGACTTTGTAGCAAGGCTCAGCCTTTTTTCTGTTATCGTTGGCGTTTCCATAAACGTTTCTTTGGATGTTATGCATGTTGGACAACATATCCCTGATCCGTTGAAACAACGCATCTCGATCTTTGTGATTTTTATGCTGGAAATAGGCTTCGGCTTTCTGTCCATCTACGTACTCAACAAGAGCAAAATCATAAGCGTGCCGGCCTCTATCGTTATTCAGATCATATAAGGTTGGTGTTCGAATTCCATGTTGAGCGAGAAAGCGAGTATTTAAAGAGAAAATTTCGCTGCCATAGGCACTGTGGAACGTGGGCTCATTCAAGATCTCTTCCTGAAAATAGTTGCTGGAAATATCCCAAACGTACAGCATACAAGTAAAACCATTCTTGCAGTCAAGTTTGTAAATTACTTTTTGTGCGCCGCCATGAATTCTTGCGCTCTGCGTTATGTGGTAACCGGAGCCAAATACATTGTACACATAACCCTGTAATTCTTCACGAGTAAGATGGTTGTTGGACATCATTGATATATACTCCGTTTCATCTGTAGTTTGCCGGCCAGCAACCTAAATATATAGAACATTTTTCCAAAAATATAGACTGTTTCTTTTCGATCTGTTAAAGTGTTGATTAAGGTCTGTATATTCATATGTACATCAAAGCAAGGGGCCGGGTACTCATGTTAGTGAGTGACCCGGCCCCTATTTTGCATGCAAATTGACTCTCAATCTACATCGATTAAGACACTTCGATTATGTTGTATTCCCTACTAATCGAACTTAAACCTCTTAAAATGTACAATGGATGAAAAGCACTTCATTTGGAAAGGAGACATCATTCTTTGAACTATTATTTTCTGGAATCTCAATATCCACGTAGAGGGTTTATTAGTGGTGGAACGACCTTCACTCCCCAATTAGATATGAATTATGTGGCGATAGAGAATCCGTTGCCAGAGGGGACAACCGCAGAGGTTGAGCTACTGTCTTCGGTGCGCAACCTGAATGTAGATTATTTCGAGACGATCACAGGAACAAGACACGTATCAGATCGTTTTAAAACGCTGTTGGAGGAAACGAAAACAAACACCCAGTTTATTCCGACAACGGTGTGTTACCACGACGGTCGTTCGGTTGAAAAAACCTATTGGACTGCACATCAGCTTGACCGTTTGGATGTTTTTGATTATGAACGATCGGAATATGGGCGCAAAGCGGTCATTGCTGCATCTGTACGACAGCCTCCACGTAAGATCGTCAAAGTTGTATCTCGCATCTGCCTTCATGAAGAGCAAATTGGCGAGCATGAATTTTTTATGCTGAATTATATCAATATCTTCAAACCCATTGTTTCAAAAGATTTTTACGAAGTATGCCGAAAACATAAGCTGAATCTAAACGTTACAGCAGTCGGAGATGTAAGCCCCTAAAATACATGGATACAATGAAAGCACAAAGAAGAAAGCATCTAACGCGGGCTTCTTTGTGCTTTATTTTTCCCCGGTAGCCACCGGATTCTCCTCATAACTTATCCAGTCGCTCCTGCTGCAGATTGGATTCTGCTAAGCTTTGGCAAGCTAACTTAACTCCCCGATCTGTGTGTCATGCTTTCCTTCAACGTATAATCCAATTGATATAGTCTTGTATCATTTCTTTGCTTCGTGTTCGATTTATCTTATGCGGCTCTAGATACAAATTGAGAGCCATCCCATTCATAAAGGCATACAGTTTTTCTTGTTCCTTCTCTTCATCGGTAGTGCGCAGAAGACCTTCATTTTTCAAGTACATAATGCAGTTCCTGATTGCGTTTTGCAGGTCCTCATAATTGGAATCGAACCCTTTTTGCGTTTTTCCATAGCTTACAAATGCAAACCAAACCTCCATTTCCAATAATGTTTGTTCATCAGTCGGCACTAGCTCGAGCAAGTATTCAACAATTCTTTCTTGAGGCGCCAGTTCTCTTGCATTCAGATTGCTCAGCCGAGTAAGTACCTTTTCTTTAACTAACTCCATTGCAAATGCTAGCAGGCTCTCTTGTTTGGAAAAATAATGTCTTAAAGCGCCTTGTGATAGTCCGGCCTCCTTCGCAATCGTTCTTGACGTTGCATGATGAATGCCTTGCTCACTAATGATTTTCCAAGTAGCTTCAGCAATAATATTCTTCATTTTCTCATGGTCCACGATTTTTGGCATACACACAGAATATCATATTATTTAACTCAACTGAAATAAATAGACGTTGAAGATGGGATGTGCTAGAGTTTATTTAACTCAATTGAATTAAAAAAAGCAAAGGCGACATACCACTCAAAGGAGGGGAATTGGAATGAATCACCAATTCAAAGTAATGTTTCCAGGATGGGGAAAGGCAATCGGCCTATTGTGCATGATCATTATATTTGCTGCTGTATTATGGTTGGTATGGACCGGAAACTTGAATATAAGGTACACAGCCGATCGTGAGGAAGTGATTCCAATATGGCATAGTATATTGCCGGCATTCCTTGGCATTTTTCTAATCCGTATGATTCCTTATGAAAGTCAAAGTCAAGATCCCTCGTCTTACCAACAAATGGAGAAAAAGCACTTGGTCGTTCAATCGATTGTATTATTGCTGTCAGGCGTTTTATTTACGGCTCCTCTTATCATGTTGGACCAGCATGGGTTACATTTCGAGCTATATTATTTGACGTTCAAGTTGACGACACTATTGTTCATCCCGTTGATTTTATTGCTGGTTTATCGCAAAATGACTGGCGGGCAACAAGACATGATCTCGAAAAAGCCTCGCTCTCGCGGACACGTCATTGCACCACTGATCGTTATTGTGGTCTGGTGTTATCTAAAGTTCTATTCCCCAATTGCACAACCAGAAGGAGCAATCGAAGCAACCAATATGACAGAATTACTTCTCTTGGTGTTGATAGGTTTTATGATCAATAGCGTATTGG
Above is a window of Paenibacillus sp. E222 DNA encoding:
- a CDS encoding helix-turn-helix domain-containing protein; this encodes MKQYNLGIEATLEIIGGKWKALIICLLMSGVKRTGELQRSIDGISQKVLIQQLRELESDGLVRRHVYQQMPPKVEYSLTEYGVTANKIVDVMCTWGRENIALRQQQGEDIILLEK
- a CDS encoding SDR family oxidoreductase, which produces MKNYLVFGASKGLGDAFVRGVPEQGDKVWIVSRTKPDNLKLEDGVERIWIQADLSDLHASEQICDALQNETLDVLIYNVGIWEKEGFEDHYTFDKDTPAEISNLIHVNVTSAIVCIQALLPHLRQSTAGKIILIGSTAGLNNANSTQVSFVASKFAIRGVTEALREHTRKDRIAVTCINPGELAAEVPYKDGIDRALSEYNGTRIPLQDMVSIVKCIVSLSNAACVKEINMPAITDINA
- a CDS encoding type II CAAX endopeptidase family protein → MSTNFSTMPSLNSEEEKVLIQKARRGLLVFFAMLIPLSILSYVLITKAPIFGLLLMWTPGLSSIFARIVLREGISDISLRIGGKQTLKSLPFILLFPVVIGLFAYGIAWVTGLVQYVTPDSFIEGPSGVILAGTILFQMIAGTAIGIISSSGEELGWRGYMLTRLIDARIPRPVLTSGIIWGVWHLPVMLFANYYSGPYPALSVILFMISVTSFSYLISRLRLTTGSIWPAILLHACWNAVIQDAFDISSSGKNVLLWTGESGILVALALLIAAWMMSRKPLVIRQL
- the nagZ gene encoding beta-N-acetylhexosaminidase; amino-acid sequence: MLDKCPPEELAKLDQRSVAMIWIYNGRNIEAEVTSHANKFRALGIEVMGAPAVRSFDWAEHQNYPVLPNRTDNLLQWAETADKLKLGCVVATNWTGPFSLGVPYGIFETTWYPMLLHADLAWNRKANTSTFIDRFLERFHGINPVTGHNLLGNYRVEDYYDVIWKLMDEVREHKEEAELIAIMHDFEVATDRSRAIHKYAYRWELYPGDDAEWRSLQNNYTRNRRGREGVLPRMKAALERYQPSDMAEHFVKSRFYLHDYLERTLYQELGLNAIHPPVDLTAMSLEDKIALMCVVGTPSTRAEPEFRGRMAQHRFGGIGIFPHNIESEQQTHALLAEVKNIAEGNGSPMPYYVSVDEEGGTLSKFKSFFPYIPGNRAVGLSEDPEAARLLGKIIGSELHALGIPMNWAPVLDVNTNIDNPVVGVRSFGEDPQLVAQFGVAYIQGMHEAGVAVTAKHFPGHGQVSGDSHIVLPECELTIEQLMGGPLLPFVEAIQAGADSIMMGHLVFPNIPESGGLPASLSPFFATELLRKRLGYTGVICTDDIEMGAIRKNFSPEDVGVLAVQAGNDMILMCHTPEFQSRVIAGILAAVRDGRINEEQIDESVLRIRQLYDQFRQYQAAAEPIPREQWGEAALMLARMTVKVSRDPQGLMPLKASMKYLLILPLQEQLTQADNSGSAEIRLAFLLKDEGLAVETCYCAMKPDAEQIKSLVLQASDADVVIQGTFNAHLFTGQLELAMALAAVKPLLNLVLRNPYDDAALPQTAGCILLCSTSDYSLRALVECMTDSK
- a CDS encoding NAD(P)H-dependent oxidoreductase → MKTLVILAHPNIEVSRVNQRWKKELLQHSDITIHEIYKTYPDWNIDVSREQKLLEAYDHIILQFPLYWYSYPPLLKKWLDDVFTYGWAYGSTGNKLHGKKMGLAMSIGDKKENYTQGGSVSFTVDEVVTPFKASINHVGAAALPYFAVFGASFQATDEEINQSAQDYIRYIYEYQNEVGNLSI
- a CDS encoding exosporium glycoprotein BclB-related protein, with product MSFLSTGPIENNPVSGVRPTQSVTIKLDNRSDVATSTIQIQGYYMSGGMRVLYISETFDLAPNQVITNNYFANLDAFEFTFTTTATINDPIQVSVWGKSSTGSLVTAHRLVSSELLGEIPSITGATGATGATGTAGTTGATGATGTAGTTGATGATGTAGVTGVTGATGTAGTTGVTGATGTAGTTGVTGATGTAGTTGATGATGTAGVTGVTGATGTAGTTGVTGATGTAGTTGVTGATGTAGVTGVTGATGTAGTTGVTGATGTAGTTGVTGTTGTAGTTGATGATGTAGVTGATGATGSGAIIPYASGLPVALTTVLGGLLNTSSLVGFGNSATGVSVNGGIIDLTGAAGTLLNFAFSASRTGTITSLAAYFSTTAGLSLVGSTVTITAQLFRSTTPNNSFTAVPGALVTLAPPLTGILALGTISSGLTTGLSIPVAAGDRLLMVFSASVTAGVDVATTIAGYASGGLTIT